DNA sequence from the Acidobacteriota bacterium genome:
CTCCACCCCCTCGAGGCGGTAACCGGGGACCGGGACCAAACGGGGCTCCAGCTCCAGGCGGTAGGCCTCCGCCTCCCCTTCCTTCGCTCCCAGGAGGCGAATCTCCTCGACCGACGCCCGCAGGAATCCGTCCGCGTCCAGATTGCCGATGATCAGCTCGGCGACCTCCCGTAAAGCCGGTGACGTATCGGACATGCGCAACTGCCAGAGCAGATGGTCGTACAGGTCGGGTTCCCGGCTGAGACTGTTCTCGAACGGGGAGATCTCCCGGCTCTCGAAGGTGTTCGCAACCGTCGAATCGGGCCCGAGGTAGTCGTTGAAGTACGCATCGAGGTCGATGTCGTCCATGGCGGGCTCGTCTTCGTCCGCCGGCTCGGGATGGTCGGCCGCCGCCTGTTCCTCGGCACCGTTCATCTTCGCCGCTTCCTCGGCCGTGTCGGCGGGAGCATCGCCATCCGCCCCGGCAGCAGCCTGGACACTGGCTCCCTCCTCGGTGTCCTCCTCCTCTCCCTCATCCTCGAGCACCGGGTTCTCAACGATCTCCTGGTTGAGCACGCCCTCCAACTCCAGGCGGGTCATCTGCAACAGCTTGATCGCCTGCTGCAGCGCCGGCGTCATGACCAGCCGTTGAGCCAGCTTGAGTGAGAGCCTCTGTTGCAGCACCATCGACGGTCCCCCAGCAAGACCAATGCCAAGTTGACGCTATCACCTGGCGACCGCTTCTCTAAAGCGTGAACTCGGCGCCAAGATAGATCTTGCGGACCGTCGGATCGGCCGAGAGTTCGGCCGGCGTCCCCGTACGGAGGATTCTGCCATCGTTGATGATGTACGCGCGGTCCGTGATCTTGAGCGTCTCCCGCACGTTGTGATCCGTGATCAGAACACCGATGCCCATGTCACGAAGCTGCCGGATGATCGCCTGGATGTCGAGTACCGCGATGGGATCGATGCCGGCGAACGGCTCATCGAGGAGGATGAAGCTGGGACTGATCGCAAGCGCGCGGGCAATCTCGAGCCGCCGCCGCTCGCCCCCGGAGAGCTGGTTCCCCCTGGAGCGCCGGACGGCTACAAGGTCGAAATCTCCGATCAACTGGTTGATCCGGCGGCGCTGTTCGGCGCGGCCCAGGCCGATGGTCTCGAACACCGCCCGCAGGTTGCCCTCGACCGACAGCCGCCGAAACACCGACGGTTCCTGAGGTAGATAGCTGATCCCCTGCTGCGCCCGCAGATACATGGGAAGGTCCGTGATGTCCACGTCGTCGAAGAACACGCGGCCGCCATCCGGTCGGGTCAGGCCGACCACCATGTAGAAGGTCGTCGTCTTGCCGGCGCCGTTCGGACCCAGCAGACCGACGACTTCGCCCTGACCAACCTCGATCGACACATCCTGGACGACTGACCGTCCCCGATAGACCTTCCGCACATCCTGCGTCCGGATGCGATGGCTGGAAGCCGGCCGTTCGGTCACGGGTCGCCGGCTCCGGCAGCCGCACTGCCGGACGGCCCCATCTCGTAGCGGCCATCGTCTAGCCAGTAGATCAGGCGCGTTCCTGTCCAGCGGTCCTCGCCCTTGCGGACGACGACGTCGCCGCTGAGCCGGATCACTCGTTCCGCCAGAACGTAGACGACCCGGTCGGCGCCGGCCGAGAGATCCTCGGCGACATCCTCGAGTCGAGCATCCCCCAGGCAGTACAGCGCCCGCGCCTCCACTTCCCCCGAGTCGGCATCCACGGCCGCCGTCTCCACCGTCAACTCGTCGCAA
Encoded proteins:
- the lptB gene encoding LPS export ABC transporter ATP-binding protein, with translation MTERPASSHRIRTQDVRKVYRGRSVVQDVSIEVGQGEVVGLLGPNGAGKTTTFYMVVGLTRPDGGRVFFDDVDITDLPMYLRAQQGISYLPQEPSVFRRLSVEGNLRAVFETIGLGRAEQRRRINQLIGDFDLVAVRRSRGNQLSGGERRRLEIARALAISPSFILLDEPFAGIDPIAVLDIQAIIRQLRDMGIGVLITDHNVRETLKITDRAYIINDGRILRTGTPAELSADPTVRKIYLGAEFTL